The Helianthus annuus cultivar XRQ/B chromosome 16, HanXRQr2.0-SUNRISE, whole genome shotgun sequence genome includes a window with the following:
- the LOC110918313 gene encoding uncharacterized protein LOC110918313 has protein sequence MAIVPSKKMIAICHYGGEFETYEDGLMSYSGGEAYAVDLEVDMQLSGFKQEVAETIDSSVDGMLVKYFLPGNKKNLITVSKDKDFHRMVNYYKEADQFEVFILKESPPAKKKPVRRPQKRPAETQVVAVLPPADLGPANVIPLNEVMDNDTTNSITPIPDPVPIDPFPMPITNHEQPIAAKQWENLITGVGQRFHSLAEFREALRKYSIAHGFNYMYKKNENQRVTVKCKSDNCPWRIHASRLSTTQLVCIKTMRPTHTCQGGLIKPAFRATRSWVGNLIKEKVKDSPKIKPKDIANDLKRDYGIELNYSQARRAKEYAREQLLGSYKDAYSELPYFCEKIMETNPGSLAKFSTHEDLSFHRLFVCFHASISGFIQGCRPLLFLDSTPLNSRYQGMLLTATAADGNDGAFPVAFAVVDEETDENWHWFLSEFKNLVLGHGPITFVADFQKGLRESLPDIFGGECYHAYCLGYLAEKLNKDLTGHFSHDARRLMVEDLYAAAHEPKLEGFKKYTEDIKAISPEAYNWIIGSEPDHWANAFFGGLRYNHMTSNFGHYFYSWVSEANELPITQMIDELRSKLMQLIYARRVESSQWLTRLTPSMEEKLKTEILKVSSVQVLRTHGSKFEVQFGGINDIVDIENWDCSCKVWLLTGLPCCHAIAVLENYGRSPYDHCSRFVHVEMYQLAYADSINPIPNIERSMDIELDDGTILVTPPPTARTPGRTKIRKVAPGQVGPADFLKRQLQCGKCKGLGHNKRSCKEVHEQYATTS, from the exons ATGGCAATTGTGCCATCGAAGAAGATGATTGCTATTTGCCACTACGGAGGGGAGTTTGAAACGTATGAAGATGGGTTAATGTCGTATAGTGGTGGGGAAGCTTACGCTGTTGATCTTGAAGTTGATATGCAGTTGAGTGGTTTCAAGCAAGAAGTAGCTGAAACTATTGATTCAAGTGTGGATGGGATGTTAGTGAAGTATTTTTTGCCTGGAAATAAGAAGAATTTGATTACGGTTTCTAAAGATAAGGACTTTCATCGGATGGTGAATTACTATAAAGAAGCTGATCAGTTTGAGGTGTTTATATTGAAAGAATCTCCGCCTGCTAAGAAGAAGCCTGTTCGTAG ACCGCAAAAGAGACCAGCAGAGACACAAGTGGTGGCCGTTTTACCGCCTGCTGACCTGGGCCCCGCAAATGTAATCCCGCTTAACGAAGTTATGGACAACGACACCACCAATTCGATCACTCCAATTCCCGACCCAGTTCCCATCGATCCTTTTCCTATGCCTATAACCAATCACGAGCAACCCATAGCCGCTAAACAATGGGAGAATCTTATAACAGGTGTCGGTCAAAGATTCCATTCGTTAGCTGAATTCCGGGAGGCGTTAAGGAAATATTCAATCGCTCACGGGTTTAACTACATGTACAAGAAAAATGAAAATCAACGGGTGACTGTAAAATGCAAATCGGACAATTGTCCATGGCGTATTCACGCATCGAGATTATCGACAACGCAGTTGGTTTGTATTAAAACGATGAGACCGACTCATACGTGTCAAGGTGGTTTGATAAAACCCGCTTTTCGAGCGACAAGAAGTTGGGTTGGAAATTTGATAAAAGAAAAGGTTAAAGATTCTCCAAAGATTAAGCCAAAAGACATCGCCAATGATCTTAAACGTGATTACGGAATCGAGCTTAATTACTCACAAGCAAGGCGTGCTAAGGAGTATGCACGAGAACAGCTTTTAGGTTCTTATAAAGACGCGTATAGTGAATTACCATATTTTTGTGAAAAAATAATGGAAACGAATCCAGGAAGCCTCGCTAAGTTTAGTACGCACGAGGATTTAAGTTTTCATCGTCTTTTCGTCTGTTTCCACGCCTCGATTTCCGGTTTCATACAAGGATGTCGGCCTCTGCTTTTTCTCGATAGCACGCCTTTGAATTCGAGATACCAAGGAATGTTGTTGACCGCCACTGCAGCAGACGGTAATGACGGGGCGTTCCCGGTGGCGTTTGCGGTTGTTGATGAGGAAACCGACGAGAACTGGCACTGGTTTTTAAGCGAATTTAAAAACTTGGTTTTGGGACACGGGCCGATTACGTTTGTGGCCGACTTTCAAAAGGGTTTACGGGAATCTTTGCCGGATATATTTGGCGGTGAATGCTATCACGCTTATTGTTTAGGTTATTTAGCGGAGAAATTAAATAAAGATTTAACGGGCCATTTTTCACACGATGCGAGAAGACTTATGGTTGAGGATCTGTATGCCGCTGCTCATGAACCGAAACTCGAGGGTTTTAAAAAATATACGGAAGATATAAAAGCGATTTCACCGGAAGCGTACAATTGGATTATAGGAAGCGAGCCGGATCACTGGGCTAATGCGTTTTTCGGAGGTTTACGGTACAATCATATGACTTCGAATTTTGGTCATTATTTTTACTCGTGGGTATCGGAAGCAAACGAATTGCCAATAACTCAAATGATCGATGAGTTAAGGAGTAAATTGATGCAATTGATATACGCACGTAGAGTTGAATCGAGTCAGTGGTTGACCCGATTAACACCGTCTATGGAGGAAAAGTTAAAAACCGAGATCTTAAAAGTAAGTTCGGTTCAAGTGTTACGGACACACGGAAGTAAATTCGAGGTTCAATTTGGTGGCATTAACGATATTGTTGATATTGAAAATTGGGACTGTAGTTGTAAAGTGTGGTTGTTGACTGGACTGCCTTGCTGTCATGCTATCGCGGTTTTGGAAAATTACGGTAGGAGCCCGTATGATCATTGTTCGAGATTTGTTCATGTTGAAATGTACCAGTTGGCGTATGCAGATTCTATTAACCCTATACCGAATATAGAAAGATCGATGGATATTGAATTGGATGACGGTACGATTCTTGTTACTCCTCCACCGACTGCTCGGACACCAGGCAGAACAAAGATAAGGAAGGTTGCACCGGGTCAGGTTGGGCCCGCTGACTTTCTTAAGCGTCAACTTCAATGTGGAAAGTGTAAAGGCCTTGGTCACAATAAGAGATCGTGCAA AGAGGTTCATGAGCAGTATGCAACAACTTCTTGA